Proteins encoded together in one Micromonospora auratinigra window:
- a CDS encoding MarR family transcriptional regulator, with protein MSELRFEPADVARVRFTVSPVWETVSSMWVLQNPVRHAVHLSWIDRARAALRRPEVAVRIRPLRELTAPRRWLPDFLTPAAPRADVTMAEQLDQIAATPPDVVIRDLLSTLPSGPLTPYAQAMLLQPRRLLPELIDALRVWHDEAIAPDWPRFRALLEADIAHRAAQLAEEGTGRLLDQLHPSLHWLGDRVVSDDPFERDFDLGGRGLALNPGIFTDRRVLWNLEQDSLPAGAYPVRAVGTLWEAAPTLPGDPLARVVGSGRATLLHLLDSAATTTDLARRTGFSAGTVSQHLAALLAAGLVTRIRRGRHVFYCNTDVAMALLRAARGE; from the coding sequence ATGTCTGAATTGCGGTTCGAGCCGGCCGACGTCGCGCGCGTGCGGTTCACCGTCTCGCCCGTCTGGGAGACGGTCTCCAGCATGTGGGTGCTGCAGAATCCGGTCCGGCACGCCGTGCACCTGTCCTGGATCGACCGGGCCCGGGCGGCGCTGCGCCGGCCCGAGGTGGCCGTCCGGATCCGGCCGCTGCGGGAGCTGACCGCGCCCCGGCGCTGGCTGCCCGACTTCCTCACCCCGGCCGCGCCCCGGGCCGACGTCACCATGGCCGAGCAGCTCGACCAGATCGCCGCGACCCCGCCCGACGTGGTGATTCGCGACCTGCTCTCCACCCTGCCGAGCGGGCCGCTCACGCCGTACGCGCAGGCCATGCTGCTCCAGCCGCGCCGGCTGCTGCCGGAGCTGATCGACGCGCTGCGGGTCTGGCACGACGAGGCGATCGCGCCGGACTGGCCGCGGTTCCGCGCGCTGCTGGAGGCGGACATCGCCCACCGGGCCGCCCAGCTCGCCGAGGAGGGCACCGGGCGGCTGCTGGACCAGTTGCACCCGAGCCTGCACTGGCTCGGCGACCGGGTGGTCAGCGACGACCCGTTCGAGCGGGACTTCGACCTGGGCGGGCGCGGACTGGCGCTCAACCCGGGCATCTTCACCGACCGGCGGGTGCTGTGGAACCTGGAGCAGGACTCGCTGCCCGCCGGCGCCTATCCGGTCCGGGCGGTGGGGACGCTCTGGGAGGCGGCCCCCACCCTGCCGGGGGATCCGCTGGCCCGGGTGGTCGGCTCGGGGCGGGCCACGCTGCTGCACCTGCTCGACTCGGCCGCCACCACCACCGACCTGGCCCGGCGTACCGGCTTCTCGGCGGGGACGGTCTCCCAGCACCTGGCCGCGCTGCTGGCCGCCGGGCTGGTCACCCGGATCCGGCGGGGCCGGCACGTCTTCTACTGCAACACCGACGTCGCGATGGCGCTGCTGCGGGCCGCGCGCGGGGAGTGA